A part of Macaca mulatta isolate MMU2019108-1 chromosome 12, T2T-MMU8v2.0, whole genome shotgun sequence genomic DNA contains:
- the HOXD12 gene encoding homeobox protein Hox-D12 (The RefSeq protein has 1 substitution compared to this genomic sequence) has product MCERSLYRAGYVGSLLNLQSPDSFYFSNLRPNGGQLPALPPISYPRGALPWAATPASCAPAQPAGATAFGGFSQPYLAGSGPLGLQPTTAKDGPEEQAKFYAPEAASGPEERCRTRPSFAPESSLAPAVAALKAAKYDYAGVGRATPGSATLLQGAPCAPGFKDDTKGSLNLNMTVQAAGVASCLRPSLPDGLPWGAAPGRARKKRKPYTKQQIAELENEFLVNEFINRQKRKELSNRLNLSDQQVKIWFQNRRMKKKRVVLREQALALY; this is encoded by the exons ATGTGTGAGCGCAGTCTCTACAGAGCGGGCTATGTGGGCTCGCTTCTGAATTTGCAGTCGCCAGACTCTTTCTACTTCTCCAACCTGCGGCCGAATGGCGGCCAGTTGCCCGCGCTTCCCCCTATCTCCTACCCGCGCGGCGCGCTGCCCTGGGCCGCCACGCCGGCCTCCTGCGCCCCCGCGCAGCCTGCGGGCGCCACTGCCTTCGGCGGCTTCTCGCAGCCCTACCTAGCTGGCTCCGGGCCTCTCGGCCTGCAGCCCACAACAGCCAAGGACGGACCCGAAGAGCAGGCTAAGTTCTATGCGCCCGAAGCGGCCTCTGGGCCTGAGGAGCGCTGTCGTACCCGGCCTTCCTTCGTCCCCGAGTCTAGCCTGGCCCCTGCAGTGGCTGCTCTCAAAGCGGCCAAGTATGACTACGCGGGCGTGGGTCGTGCCACGCCGGGCTCCGCGACCCTGCTCCAGGGCGCTCCCTGCGCCCCTGGCTTCAAGGACGACACCAAGGGCTCGCTCAACTTGAACATGACAGTGCAGGCGGCGGGCGTTGCCTCCTGCCTGCGACCTTCACTGCCCGACG GCCTGCCGTGGGGGGCGGCCCCGGGGAGGGCCCGCAAGAAGCGGAAACCCTACACGAAGCAGCAGATTGCGGAGTTGGAGAACGAATTCCTCGTCAACGAATTCATCAACCGGCAGAAACGCAAGGAATTGTCCAATAGGCTGAACCTCAGCGATCAGCAGGTCAAAATCTGGTTCCAGAACAGGCGTATGAAGAAGAAGCGCGTGGTGCTGAGGGAGCAGGCGCTGGCGCTCTATTAG